The genomic region TCAAAATTTTCTCCTCTTATTGCCAAAAATATATCTTGATCATTTATAGTTCTAGTGTCGATCGATATCTTATTAAATTCACGATATGTACCTTTAATTAGCAAATCCCCAAAGACACATTTAACAATTTCCTCAATATTAAGAGTCATTCTTATCACACCTTCAAAATAAAATATTGTCAAATTATTTCTGTTTTAATATTTCATCAATGACTTCTCTTTCATCAAAATGTATAACCTTATCTTTCAATATTTGATAATCCTCATGTCCTTTGCCTGCTATCAAAATTATATCATTAGTTTTTCTGTTTTTTATAGATTTTTTTATCGCATCAAATCGACTTATTACAACTTCATAATTCGACTTATTAACACCTGCAACAATATCATTTATTATGGATTCAGGATCTTCACTTCTCGGATTATCAGAAGTTATATAAACATAATCACTAAGCTCTGATGCAATTTTCCCAATTTGTGGTCGTTTCTCTTTATCTCTGTCTCCACCACATCCAACTACACAAATAATTCTTCCTTTGGAAATATTTCTTAAGGTAGAAAGACAATTTTTAAGACCATCTGGCGTATGTGCATAATCCAAATAAATGTCACAATCTAATCCATATTTTTTAGAAACATTTTCGAGTCTTCCGACTACAAAAATATTTTTTAAACTTTCATTAATTACATTTACCGAAATTCCCTCATTAAGTGCTATAGCAATGCAAGGTATAGCATTATATACATTAAACTTTCCTACAAGGTTGTAATCAAATTCATACCTATTACCAAATTTATCACAGACAGTAAACTTTGTTGAGTTATCATTAAACACAATATCCTTCGCAACAAAATCATTCATATTTTCATCAAGACCATATGTAATAACATTCGAAGAAATCATATCAATTATTTTTCTTCCATATTCATCGTCTTTGTTTATAATAATTCTCTCACTATTTTCAAATAATTTAAATTTAGCATTAAAATATTCTGA from Candidatus Arthromitus sp. SFB-mouse-Japan harbors:
- a CDS encoding UDP-N-acetylmuramoyl-L-alanyl-D-glutamate--2,6-diaminopimelate ligase is translated as MRVSELFKSFDYEIISGSDDVDINKITDNTNDILDGDLFFCIRGYNFDGHNFIDLALSKGVKAIVVDSNYGSRFDFVGSVTLICVKDTRKALSVASINFYGRPHEKFKIIGVTGTNGKTTTTFILREIFRNAGFKTGVIGTISNFINDKKIKSEGTTPGALQLNSLLNEMDKEGVEYCFIEVSSHALELDRVYGIKFDYGIFTNLTQDHLDFHKNFSEYFNAKFKLFENSERIIINKDDEYGRKIIDMISSNVITYGLDENMNDFVAKDIVFNDNSTKFTVCDKFGNRYEFDYNLVGKFNVYNAIPCIAIALNEGISVNVINESLKNIFVVGRLENVSKKYGLDCDIYLDYAHTPDGLKNCLSTLRNISKGRIICVVGCGGDRDKEKRPQIGKIASELSDYVYITSDNPRSEDPESIINDIVAGVNKSNYEVVISRFDAIKKSIKNRKTNDIILIAGKGHEDYQILKDKVIHFDEREVIDEILKQK